The genomic DNA TATATCAAAAATTCAGAAAAATAACAGAGACAATTTAATATTGTCTCTGTTATTAATGTACATTTAATTTCTCTGGTTTTCAGGCGGTACATTCGTCAGTTCCAGACTCACATACATAAATATAATCGTTACCGCTGTAATGGTAATATACACCCAGAAATACTGTGTAACCGACGGCGGTGCAAATAAGCCAATTAACAGCATTGCTGTAACTAAGAGCATTGGAATCAGCATACGTCTCTTTGATTTCTCAGATACATACTGTTTCTCATGACAATAATCACACTCTACTCCTCTTTCTGAAGCAAAATGCGCTTTAAATAATAAGATGCCGGTCCACTGCTTGTTGCAGCTTGCACATTTGGTCATGTAATCTCTCCTTTTATCTTAATTGCCTAAGATAATTAGTTAACTACCTTAGGGAAGATGCCATCGCTTTCTTCCCATCTGATTTAATGTTACTTCTTCTTTTCAATTTTGAATGTAGTGGTTTTTCAATTAATTGATACAATAGGCAACCGATGATAATAGTACCAACAAAAATAATCAATCCCAGAAAAGTAAGATTAAGTTTGTTCGTAAGACCTAGAATATCCATCGTTTTTGTTAAAACTGAAATAGTTAACGTATGTGAAAGAAAAATTGCAAACGATGCATCACCTAAATAGTTAAAGAATTTGTTAACACGTACACTCACACCCAAATCTATTCCCGACAATCCAGTAATTACTAATGAAGCAAAAATTAAATAAAGGAAATCTGCATTAATATCGATATCTATAAATATAATATTTAACCAGTTAAATACAAAAATAGAAAGTCCCAATATTAAAAGTATTATATAAAAATTATGATATTTAAATTTTACAATCAGCGAAGCTATAATTGATCCAATAATAAAATTAATAAAATAAGGGCTAAATATGAATTCAAATATGAATATACTTTCAGGTAATAATGAAAAAATTCCTATACTTATGCTCCAAATTCCTATGACATATAAGAATATTTTTTTACTATATCCCAGAATCAATGCAAATACTATGTAAAAGAAAACGTTATAAGATAATGACCATGCAACAAAAATGTAAGGACCGTGTTCTTGTGGCCATAGCAATAACGACTTAATTATAGTAAATAAATCTAAATTATCACTACCTAGACCAGGGACAAATAATAATAATGGGATTACCGGTATAGCCAATACCCAATAAAATGGGTACAACCTTATAAATCTATTGTATAAAAATGTTTTATAGTATTCCTTATTACCTATCTTACCACCATAAACATAGTACATCATAAATCCTGTTAGAACGAAGAAGTAGTCTACTCCTCCTGATTTAGGTAAATCAGATATTCCTAAAAAATTATGATTATACTTTACTTGCATAGTACCTGCTAAATGAACAATAGCAACCAACAGAGGTACAATAGCTCTTGACGCTTGAATCAATTCTAATCGTTTTTTCAATAAATTCTCCACCTACAGTTATTTTGTTACATTAATCTCTACCAAAGTATTATAGCAATGTTTTTAGAATATTTCTAAATGATTTCTATTCAGAAATATTCTAATCATTTTTTACAATACGTCAATGATTTACTGGGGGTGTTTATTACTCTTAAGTTACTCGTAATCTGTTTTTACCGCACCGTACTGATATCTCAGATCAAACAGCAGCTGAATTAAACTCTGACGGTAATTTATAAATGTACCTTCATTAATCATGTTGAATATCTCATCAATATCCGCCCATCTTGCATCCGATACTTCGTCGTTCGGCACTGCCAGTTCATTTATATCCGCTTCACGGTTCACAATGTATATATCATCATATCCTCGTGCAAACGTAATTGAGAGGTGCGGCAGCTGATTATGTAAATCAATATCTAATCCCAGCTCCTCTTTCGTTTCACGCATGGCACCGGCTTGACTCGTTTCACCTGCAGTCACACTGCCGCCTGCTGAAATATCCCACATATTCGGTGCGCCGATTTTATCATGCCGGCGTTTTTGAATCAGCATCTGATTATTACTGTTGAAAATAGCCACATGAATCACAAGATGATATGTATCAGGCTGCATCTCGTCTCCTCTGACCATTGTGTGTTCTGTCAGTTTTCTATTCTTATCATATAAATCCCAAAGTTCCATATGTGCATCCTTCTGGTGTTTAGACATAATAGATACCTTATCACAATTCAATTTTACACCGCAATAAAATTGACGGCAATAACATTAAAGTACTATTTATCTCTCTGACACATCAAGCAGGTGTGCTTCTACTATCCGGAACATTTCATTCTTTATGAAGAAAAAGTTATACTGGATAATATAGAAGAATCAAAAATGATACTACAAATCTTAAGATGATCAGGTGAACAGTATGACTAAAGAAATTGCAGTCATTGGTCTCGGGCAATTTGGAGGCAGTGCAGTAAAACAATTACATAAGCTCTCAGCAGATGTCACGGTAATAGATATATCCGAAAGTAAGGTCAAGTACTATGAAGACTACGCTGTTGAATGTATCGTCGGCAGCGCCACTGATGAGAAAATGCTTAAAACTATCGGTATCGAACATTACGATGAAGTGATTATTGCGATTGGCGAAGATATACAAACCAGCATTCTTTGTACTTTGATTTTAAAAGAATTAGGTGTCGAAAGCATTACTGCCAAAGCTCAAAGTAATCACCACGGCAAGATGCTGAAAAAAGTCGGCGCAGACAATGTCCTGCACCCGGAAACAGAAATGGGCATACGTCTCGCAAATCAGCTGGTTAATATGTCTCTTGTCGACTATATGGAAATATCAGATGATACTGCCATAGTGGAATATGATGCCAATGAACGATTTATTAACTCTGCATTGATTAATATTGGTATACGTGAAAAATTCGGCTTAAATGTTATTGCGATTAAACGTAATAAAGAAGTCATCGTACCGCCGGATCCCCAGATGAACATTCTGGAGAACGATGTTCTCGTCATAATTGGTAAAATTAAAAATCTGAACAGATTTGAGAGTAAGATGATTAAGCCTAAAAGTTAAATAATAATATAAAAGACTGTCCCGGATGCACTAGTGCGCCCGGAACAGTCTTTTATTTACAGTCAGGATTTATGTCCTGGGTTTACTTATTATAGTCTTCAGGATCGTCCATACGGTAGTCGTCATCACCCCACTCGTTATCATCCGGCAACTTGTAACTGATGTTTTTAGCAAAGAATATCGGAGATTCTCCTCTGTCTTTCTGTTCTTTGTAATCCCGCATCAGTTCAAATACAAGTGGACTGAGTGCCACAACCATCATTAAGTTAATGATGGCCAGGAAAGCCATAAACAGATCGGCCAGTGTCCATACCAGCTGTACGCCAAGTACCGCGCCGACTGCTGTCATAATAACGACAATTGCTCTGAAGACAAAGGTGACTGTTTTGTTATCCACGATAAAACTTAAGTTACTCTGGGCATAGAAATAGTTGCCGAGTATTGTTGAAAAGGCAAACAGCAATATAAAGACTGCAATAATCGTTCCGCCGAAGCCGAAGAACTGCTGATCCATAGCTGCCTGGGTGACTGCAATGCCCTGCGGCGCATCCGCACCGAAGCTTAAGTCTGTATACATCAGTATCACAATCGCCGTTGCTGTACAGACGATAGTCGTATCAAAGTATACACCAAGCGACTGAATCAGTCCTTGCTGAACCGGGTGACGGACTGCAGCTGATGCCGCAGCGTTTGGCGCTGATCCCATACCCGCTTCGTTTGATAGTAATCCACGCTGAAAACCGTTAATAATCGCAGCACCTACTGCTCCGCCGAAGACTTCTTCAATACCGAATGCATTGACTACAATCTTCTGCAGCATCGGAAAAATCATGTCGTAGTTCATTACAAGTATTACTGTAACCAATATTAAGTACAATGCCGCCATAACCGGAACAATTGCTGTTGCGACATTAGCGATTGATTTCGCACCGCCGAATATGACTATTGCCACGACTATAGCGACAACAATTCCGCTGACTGCCGTATTGACACCAAATGCTTCATCATAGGCATTGGCAATTGTATTCGACTGCAGCATTACAAAGACAATACCAAAAGTAATTGTCATCAGTACCGCAAATATATAACCGATACCTTTTTGGTTTAAACCTTTAGTCATATAGTAAGCGGGTCCTCCGCGGAAGCCCGATTCCTTATCGCGTACTTTATACACCTGCGCCAATGTTGCTTCAAAGAATGCGGTGCCTGCACCCAAGAGTGCAACAACCCACATCCAGAATACCGCACCGGGCCCGCCGACAACAATTGCTGTTGCGACTCCGGCGATATTCGCAGTACCGATACGCTGGGCGGCACTGATTGTAAACGCCTGAAAAGATGAAATTCCTTTCGAACCATCCGGCATTTTCGCCCGTTTTTCCCCGAGAGAAGAAAACATGATTTTCAGCCACCGGAATTGAACGAATTTCGAAGTGACAGAGAAATATAATCCAGCAATAATTAACAGCCCGATTAATATTTCCTGCCACAGTAAGTCATTGGCGAAGTTTACCGCCTGTTCAAACATATTAAATGCTTGTTCCATCTAGATTCACCCATCCTGCATTTCTTTATATTTATAACGCGCTGAAGTGTGCATGTGCAACGATGCCGAAAGCGTCTTCTTCAACGACAAACGAGCCGTTCGAATACTTCCCGCTGAGACGTACTTCATTGGCACGCAGTGTGTGAACGTTTGTTTCTGAGATTAATTCGATTGTCTGATCTTTGCCTGCATCTGTAACTGATGCTGCAACCACTCTGTGCGGTTTTGATTTAATATCCTTATACAGCATTGAACCGACTTGTGCTCTGGCACCTGCATCAAACGTATCCAGACTTGTACGTTTGACCGCGCCTCTGCTCGATACTGTTACTAAGTTGCCTTCTTCAGGAATCAGTTCACCGAACACAAGATTATCATCCGCTTTAACGTTCATTGCTTTAACGCCTTGCGATTTTAAGCCTGTTGCTGATACTTCAGCAAGCGGATATTTCAATGTTAAGCCTTTCTCTGTAACAAACAATAATGATTCTTTTCCAAGTTCAGTCATTGAGATGCCGATGACTTCATCATCTTTTTTAAGCTTCATATTGACAATCGGACGTGAAATACGCGTGGCTTCAAATTCACTTAACAGTGTCTGTTTCACCTGGCCGCGTTTAGATGCCATCACGACACTGATATTTTCATCAAATTTAGATATTGTCCTTGCAAAAATCGGTTCTTCTCCATGTTTTAAATTGAAACGGGACGACAGATGCTGCCCCATATCTTTCCATTTAGTATCCTGGAGTCCGTGAACCGGAATAATCATATAGTTGCCGTAGTTCGTAAACACGAGCAGCTGTTCCAATGTATTCGACATACTTGTAAACAGTATCCTGTCTCCTTCACGCATACCCAGTTCTTCAGGTTTCGATGCATTGTAGCTGCGGAGACTCGTACGTTTAACGTAACCTTCTTTAGTCAGAGATACGACCGTATCTTCTTTGGCAATTAACTGTTCTTTGGAAATTTCAATCGTTTCGATTTTTTCTTCTACAGACGTTAAGCGTTCCGAAGCATATCTTTTCTTAATGTCTCTGAGTTCGGATTTAATTATTTTTTTAAGTTTTTTTTCGTCGTTTAATATTTCTGTCAGCTGATTGATCTGGAATTCCAGTTCGCTCTGTTCTGTTTCAAGCTCTGCAATATCCGTATTCGTTAAACGATACAGCTGGAGCATAACAATCGCTTCAGCCTGACGCTCTGTAAAGTCGTATCGTTCAACGAGATTTTCCTTGGCGTTCCGTTTGTTTTCAGATTCCCTGATCGTACGGATCACTTCATCGAGAATTGATAATGCCTTAATCAGACCTTCGATAATATGCATGCGTTTTTCGGCATGTTCAAGGTCGTATTTCGAACGATTCGTCACGACGATTTTCTGGTGTTTAATATACGCTTCCAGAATGTCCTTTAAGCCCATCTGCTTCGGTGCACGGTCGCTGATTGCCACCATGTTGAAGTTGTACGATACCTGAAGGTCCGTCTTCTTGTACAGGTAGTTAATAATCGCATCGATATTCGCGTCTTTACGCGCCTCTATGACGATGCGCATCCCTTCGCGGTCCGTTTCATCACGGACTTCGATAATGCCGTCCACCTGACGGTCTGCACGGATTTCATCCATCTTCTTAACCATGTTCGCTTTGTTGACTTCGTATGGAATTTCAGTAATGACGATATTCACTTTGTTGCCGCGCGTTTCTTCTTTCGTCACCAGACTGCGGACTACGACGCGGCCCTTGCCTGTCGTATACGCTTTTTTCAGCTCGTTTTTACCCTGGATAATTGCCCCTGTCGGGAAATCCGGGCCTTTAACGATCTCAAGCAGCTCGTCGATGGATACCGACGGCTTGTCGATGACTTTTAATGTCGCATCGATCACTTCACCTAAGTTATGCGGCGGAATGTCCGTCGCATAACCCGCTGAAATACCTGTGGCACCGTTCACAAGCAGGTTCGGATACTTCGCCGGCAGTACAGACGGCTCTTTCTCCGTATCATCAAAGTTATCGATAAACGGCACTGTATTTTTGTTTAGATCTCTTAACAGCTCATTTGAAATTTCAGCAAGTTTTGCTTCCGTATAACGCATTGCCGCTGCCGGGTCGCCGTCGACACTACCTTTGTTACCGTGAATTAAAATAAGCTCTTCACGCATTTTCCAGTCCTGGCCCAGACGGACCATCGCATCGTATATACTGCTCTCACCGTGAGGGTGATAGTTGCCGATCACGTTACCGACTGTTTTCGCACTTTTACGGTAGTTTTTATCGAACGTATTGCCCTCTTTGTACATCGCATATAAAATACGGCGCTGTACGGGCTTCAGTCCGTCACGGACGTCCGGTATTGCACGGTCCTGAATGACGTACTTACTGTATCTCCCAAAGCGGTCTCCGATTACATCTTCTAATTTTAATTGCTGCAAGGGGTTATGCTCGGCCATAATCTTCATCACTCTCTGCTAATTTTTCTACATCCTGATTATCAAGAATGCTGTTGCCTTCCTCAAGCGTAAATGACACGTTTGAATCGATCCATTTACGTCTGATTTCAACGTTGTCACCCATCAGCGTAGTAACACGTTTCAGCGATAATGCTTCGTCTTCGATACGGACCTGGATTAACGTACGCGACTCGGGGTCCATCGTCGTCTCCCACAGCTGTTCGGCCATCATCTCACCGAGACCTTTGTAGCGCTGCAGTTCCGCATTGCCCATTTCTTCCTGTGCTTCAACGAGCTCGTCTTCAGTCCAGACGTATCTGACTTCTTTCTTTTTGCCTTTTTTCTCGAGCTTAAACAGCGGCGGCAGTGCAATGTAAATCTTGCCTGCTTCAAACAGCGGGCGCATATAGTTAAAGAAGAACGTCAATAAGAGCACCTGAATGTGCGCACCGTCCGTATCCGCATCGGTCATAATAATAATTTTGTCGTAGTTCGTATCATCCACTTTAAAGTCCGTACCGACACCGGCACCGATCGTATGAATGATCGTATTGATTTCTTCGTTTTTAAAAATATCTTCGAACTTCGCTTTTTCCGTATTGATAACTTTACCGCGCAGCGGCAGTATCGCCTGGAAGCGTCTGTCGCGTCCCTGTTTCGCCGAACCGCCGGCAGAGTCCCCCTCTACTAAGAACAGTTCGTTTTTCTTCGCGTTTTTACTCTGTGCCGGTGTCAATTTACCGGACAGGAGCGTATCTCTCGATTTGTTCTTTTTGCCGCTCCGCGCTTCTTCACGTGCTTTACGTGCCGCTTCACGCACCTGGCGTGCTTTAATTGCTTTTTTAACGAGCTGCGTGGATAACGCACCGTTTTCTTCTAAATAATACGGCAGCTGTTCAGTGATCAGCTGTTCCATTAATGCACGGGCTTCACTCGTGCCGAGCTTCCCTTTCGTCTGTCCTTCAAACTGGAGCAGGTGTTCGGGGAGCTTAACGGAAATCACCGCAGTCAGTCCTTCACGGATGTCACTGCCCTCCAAGTTTTTATCTTTAGCTTTCAGTTCCCCGATTTTACGTGCGTACTCATTAAATGCACGTGTAAATCCGGTTTTAAAGCCGACTTCGTGCGTCCCGCCGTCTTTCGTGCGGACGTTGTTTACGAATGAAATAATCGTTTCCGAGTACTGATCGTTAAACTGGAACGCCACTTCGGCAATCATTTCATTATATGTCCCTTCGAACATCACGATATTGCCGATATCGTCCTTGCCTTCATTTAAAAACTCGATGAATGACTTCAGTCCGTCGTCGAACTGGAATATTTCCTCTTCATCGGTACGCTTATCATTAATCGTAATCTTTAATCCTTTAGTTAAAAAAGCAGACTCGCGCATGCGTTCAGCGATTGTTTCAAAGTTAAATGCAATCGTCTGTTTAAAGATTTCGGGATCTGCTTTAAATGTTACTTCAGTGCCCGTCTCTTTCGTTTTGCCGACTGCCTTCATTTTTGAATCCGGCTTGCCGCCGTCTTTAAATGATATCTCGTGAATTTTACCGTCCCGATAGACGCGTAATTTCAATGATTCACTTAATGCGTTAACGACAGATGAACCGACACCGTGCAGTCCCCCTGCGGATTTGTAGTTATCCGAGTCGAACTTGCCGCCGGCGTGCAGTACGGTAAAGATGACTTCAGGCGTCGGGCGGCCTGACGGGTGCATCCCTGTCGGCAGACCGCGTCCGTTATCGCGGATCGTAATACTTTCATCTGTATTAATCGTTATATTGATTTCGTTGCCGTGGCCGTTAATAATCTCATCGACCGCATTGTCGGTAATTTCATATACGAGATGATGCAGACCTCTCGTATCTGTAGAACCGATATACATTCCCG from Jeotgalicoccus saudimassiliensis includes the following:
- a CDS encoding TIGR04104 family putative zinc finger protein produces the protein MTKCASCNKQWTGILLFKAHFASERGVECDYCHEKQYVSEKSKRRMLIPMLLVTAMLLIGLFAPPSVTQYFWVYITITAVTIIFMYVSLELTNVPPENQRN
- a CDS encoding acyltransferase family protein, whose product is MKKRLELIQASRAIVPLLVAIVHLAGTMQVKYNHNFLGISDLPKSGGVDYFFVLTGFMMYYVYGGKIGNKEYYKTFLYNRFIRLYPFYWVLAIPVIPLLLFVPGLGSDNLDLFTIIKSLLLWPQEHGPYIFVAWSLSYNVFFYIVFALILGYSKKIFLYVIGIWSISIGIFSLLPESIFIFEFIFSPYFINFIIGSIIASLIVKFKYHNFYIILLILGLSIFVFNWLNIIFIDIDINADFLYLIFASLVITGLSGIDLGVSVRVNKFFNYLGDASFAIFLSHTLTISVLTKTMDILGLTNKLNLTFLGLIIFVGTIIIGCLLYQLIEKPLHSKLKRRSNIKSDGKKAMASSLR
- a CDS encoding NUDIX hydrolase, which produces MELWDLYDKNRKLTEHTMVRGDEMQPDTYHLVIHVAIFNSNNQMLIQKRRHDKIGAPNMWDISAGGSVTAGETSQAGAMRETKEELGLDIDLHNQLPHLSITFARGYDDIYIVNREADINELAVPNDEVSDARWADIDEIFNMINEGTFINYRQSLIQLLFDLRYQYGAVKTDYE
- a CDS encoding potassium channel family protein; this translates as MTKEIAVIGLGQFGGSAVKQLHKLSADVTVIDISESKVKYYEDYAVECIVGSATDEKMLKTIGIEHYDEVIIAIGEDIQTSILCTLILKELGVESITAKAQSNHHGKMLKKVGADNVLHPETEMGIRLANQLVNMSLVDYMEISDDTAIVEYDANERFINSALINIGIREKFGLNVIAIKRNKEVIVPPDPQMNILENDVLVIIGKIKNLNRFESKMIKPKS
- a CDS encoding alanine/glycine:cation symporter family protein, which codes for MEQAFNMFEQAVNFANDLLWQEILIGLLIIAGLYFSVTSKFVQFRWLKIMFSSLGEKRAKMPDGSKGISSFQAFTISAAQRIGTANIAGVATAIVVGGPGAVFWMWVVALLGAGTAFFEATLAQVYKVRDKESGFRGGPAYYMTKGLNQKGIGYIFAVLMTITFGIVFVMLQSNTIANAYDEAFGVNTAVSGIVVAIVVAIVIFGGAKSIANVATAIVPVMAALYLILVTVILVMNYDMIFPMLQKIVVNAFGIEEVFGGAVGAAIINGFQRGLLSNEAGMGSAPNAAASAAVRHPVQQGLIQSLGVYFDTTIVCTATAIVILMYTDLSFGADAPQGIAVTQAAMDQQFFGFGGTIIAVFILLFAFSTILGNYFYAQSNLSFIVDNKTVTFVFRAIVVIMTAVGAVLGVQLVWTLADLFMAFLAIINLMMVVALSPLVFELMRDYKEQKDRGESPIFFAKNISYKLPDDNEWGDDDYRMDDPEDYNK
- the parC gene encoding DNA topoisomerase IV subunit A, encoding MAEHNPLQQLKLEDVIGDRFGRYSKYVIQDRAIPDVRDGLKPVQRRILYAMYKEGNTFDKNYRKSAKTVGNVIGNYHPHGESSIYDAMVRLGQDWKMREELILIHGNKGSVDGDPAAAMRYTEAKLAEISNELLRDLNKNTVPFIDNFDDTEKEPSVLPAKYPNLLVNGATGISAGYATDIPPHNLGEVIDATLKVIDKPSVSIDELLEIVKGPDFPTGAIIQGKNELKKAYTTGKGRVVVRSLVTKEETRGNKVNIVITEIPYEVNKANMVKKMDEIRADRQVDGIIEVRDETDREGMRIVIEARKDANIDAIINYLYKKTDLQVSYNFNMVAISDRAPKQMGLKDILEAYIKHQKIVVTNRSKYDLEHAEKRMHIIEGLIKALSILDEVIRTIRESENKRNAKENLVERYDFTERQAEAIVMLQLYRLTNTDIAELETEQSELEFQINQLTEILNDEKKLKKIIKSELRDIKKRYASERLTSVEEKIETIEISKEQLIAKEDTVVSLTKEGYVKRTSLRSYNASKPEELGMREGDRILFTSMSNTLEQLLVFTNYGNYMIIPVHGLQDTKWKDMGQHLSSRFNLKHGEEPIFARTISKFDENISVVMASKRGQVKQTLLSEFEATRISRPIVNMKLKKDDEVIGISMTELGKESLLFVTEKGLTLKYPLAEVSATGLKSQGVKAMNVKADDNLVFGELIPEEGNLVTVSSRGAVKRTSLDTFDAGARAQVGSMLYKDIKSKPHRVVAASVTDAGKDQTIELISETNVHTLRANEVRLSGKYSNGSFVVEEDAFGIVAHAHFSAL
- the parE gene encoding DNA topoisomerase IV subunit B, whose protein sequence is MAKKTGYTDESIQILEGLDAVRKRPGMYIGSTDTRGLHHLVYEITDNAVDEIINGHGNEINITINTDESITIRDNGRGLPTGMHPSGRPTPEVIFTVLHAGGKFDSDNYKSAGGLHGVGSSVVNALSESLKLRVYRDGKIHEISFKDGGKPDSKMKAVGKTKETGTEVTFKADPEIFKQTIAFNFETIAERMRESAFLTKGLKITINDKRTDEEEIFQFDDGLKSFIEFLNEGKDDIGNIVMFEGTYNEMIAEVAFQFNDQYSETIISFVNNVRTKDGGTHEVGFKTGFTRAFNEYARKIGELKAKDKNLEGSDIREGLTAVISVKLPEHLLQFEGQTKGKLGTSEARALMEQLITEQLPYYLEENGALSTQLVKKAIKARQVREAARKAREEARSGKKNKSRDTLLSGKLTPAQSKNAKKNELFLVEGDSAGGSAKQGRDRRFQAILPLRGKVINTEKAKFEDIFKNEEINTIIHTIGAGVGTDFKVDDTNYDKIIIMTDADTDGAHIQVLLLTFFFNYMRPLFEAGKIYIALPPLFKLEKKGKKKEVRYVWTEDELVEAQEEMGNAELQRYKGLGEMMAEQLWETTMDPESRTLIQVRIEDEALSLKRVTTLMGDNVEIRRKWIDSNVSFTLEEGNSILDNQDVEKLAESDEDYGRA